The Tautonia plasticadhaerens nucleotide sequence ACACCAGGCAGGTCAGCAGCAGGGTCGCCACCGTCATCCCCGAGATCGGGTTCGACGACGAGCCGATCTCCCCCGTCAGCCGCGACGACACCGTGACGAACAGGAACCCGAACAGGACGACCAGGATCGCCCCGGCGACCCGGCCGAGGGCGTCCGTCGGGATCAGGGTCGACCCGGCGATGGCCGCGACCAGGCCGATCGAGCCGAGCAGGACGAACGACAGGGGCAGGTCGCGCTCGGTCCTCGTCCGCCCGGACTTCGGCTCGCCGTCCCCCCCGGCCGACCGGCCCCGGGAGGAGAGGTCCCGGAAGGCGGAGCCGGCCGAGGCCAGGATCATCGGCAAGACCTGGAAGACGCTGATGATGCCCCCCGTCGCCACCGCCCCGGCGCCGATGTAGAGGATGTAGTCGCGCTGGATGTCGTCCGGGCCCATCTCGCCGATCGGGGCGACCGCCGGGGCGATCGCCGCCGGGGCGTCGGCCCCGAAGTAGGCGATCGTCGGCGTCAGGACCAGGGCCGAGAGCACGCCGCCGGCCACCATGATGCTGGAGATCCTCGGGCCGATGATGTAGCCGACCCCGAGCAGCGCCGGCGACACCTCCACCGCCACCACCGCCCCCTTGAAGCCGGCGATCGCCCGACTCGGGATGTCGACCCAGAGCCTCATCGCCTGCATCAGGAACTGGTACGCCGCCGCCAGGCCGAAGCCGGCGAAGACGGTCCGGGCGCTGGCTCCCCCCTGCTCCCCCACGATCAGGACCTTGGCGCAGGCCGTCCCCTCGGGATACTTCAGCTCCCGGTGCTTGCGGACGATGAACGCCCGGCGCAGCGGGATCATCATCAGGATGCCGAGCAGCCCTCCCAGCCCGGCCACGAGCATGACGTGGGCCAGTTCCATGTCGTAGCCGAGGATCAAGAGCGCCGGCATCGTCACCCCGACGCCGAAGGCGATCGACTCGCCGGCCGAGCCGGCCGTCTGCACCACGTTGTTCTCCAGGATCGTCGCCCGGCGGGTGCCGAAGGCGCCGGAGAAGGCCCGGAAGAGGGTGATCGAGAGCACGGCCACCGGGATCGAGGCCGAGACCGTCATGCCGACCCGGAGCACCAGGTAGAGCGACGAGGCGCCGAAGACGATCCCCAGCACCGCCCCGAGCAGGACGGCCGACCAGGTCAGCTCGGGCATCGAGGCCGAGTCGGGGACGTACGGCCGGACGCCGTCGCCGTCGCCGTCGGCGCCGGTCGCCCCGATCGGGGAGGACTCGGGGGGGGGCTGGACCGCCATGGGGGTGGCTCCGGGGTCGGATCGGATCAGGTACGGGGTCGCCATCCCGGTCGGGAGGGCGAGCGGCCGTCCGGCCCGGCGGGGGAGAGGTGCCGGGTGGGCCTTCCGGGCCGGAGCGAGTCTATCCGGCACCTCCCGAGGCCGGGAAGGCCTCCGGGGCGCATCGGACGCCCAAGGGGGATTCCCAAGGGCGATGGATGCGAGTACGATAACCTATCCACACGGTCATCCCGACTCGACGACGATCTGAGGTCGTGCGGGCCGGGTCGACCCCCGGGGCCTGAGCGCCCGGCTCCCTTCACCTCACCCTGATCATGAGCGCCGACGCCCATGGAGGGTACACCCGCCCCCCTCGACAAGGCCCGCCAACCGATGCCGGCGACCACCGAGATGATCCGAGGACGCAGCTACACGGCGGTCGGCGAGGCCATCGCCCGGGACGCCGAGTCGATCATCGAGGCCTGGGCCGATCGGGCCCGGGCCCAGGGGCACGGCCGGCCCGGCTCGCACCGGGCCGAGTTGCGCGACCACCTGCCCTCCTTCCTCCGCTGCCTCGGGGACGAGCTGGCCACCCCCGGGCCGCCCGACGAGGACGGCCCCCGCCGACGGGCCTCCGAGCATGGCCGGTTCCGCTGGCAGGTCGGCTGGGATCTGGCCTCGGTCGTGGTCGACTACCAGTTGCTGCAGGTCGTCCTCCTGGAGCACCTCCGGTCGACCCTGGGCCGGGACCCCAGCGCCGACGAGGTCATCGCCCTGGGGGTCCACCTCGACGACGCCGTCTCGGCCGCGGTCGTCGCCTTCGTCGAGCACCAGGAGGGGCAACTCGACCAGGCGCACCGCAGGCTCAACGAATTCCTCGGCGTGCTCGGCCACGAGCTGCGGAACCCGCTGGGCACCATCTCCGTCGCCCTGCAGCTGGCCCGGATGGGGGGCCCCGCCGACGAGGACCTGGCCGACGCCCTGGAGGTCATCGGCCGGAGCGTCGGCACCATGTCCCGGCTCATGGACGACATGCTCGACGTCGCCCGGATCACCCGGGGGGATCTGGAACTCCGCCCCGACCGGGTCCGGCTGGCGGACGTGGTCTCCGCCGCGGTCGAGGCCACCCGGCCGATCGTCGAGGAGCGGCGGCACACCCTGACGGTCTCCGGGCCTCCTCCCGAGCTGACCGTGGAGGCCGACCCGACCCGGCTCCAGCAGGTGATTGTCAACCTGCTGACCAACGCCGCCAAGTACACCCCGCCGGGGGGGGCGATCGAGCTGCTCTCCGACCGGGACGGGGCCTCGGCCGTGGTCCGGGTCCGGGACACTGGCGCCGGCATCGCCCCGGAGTTCCTCCCGCAGCTGTTCGAGCTGTTCAGCCAGGCCCCGGAGCACAACGGCAAGGGCCTCGGGATCGGCCTGGCGCTGGTCCGGTCCCTGGTCGAGCAGCACGGCGGGACGATCTCCGCCCAGAGCGACGGCCCCGGCTCGGGCAGCACCTTCGTCGTCCGCCTCCCCCTGGCCGACCCGATCGCCGGGGACGGGGGACGGGCCCCGGCCCCCCCGGCTCCCGGGATCGGGGCGACCCCCCGCCGCATCCTCATCGTCGACGACGAGCGGGACGCGGCCCGCATCCTCTCGACGTTGCTGGAGCAGGACGGCCACGCGGTCCGGGTCGCCCTCGACGGCGCCTCGGCCCTGGTCGAGGCCGCCGACGTCGCGCCGGACCTCGTCCTGCTCGATTTGGCCTTGCCCGACCTCGACGGCTCCGAGGTCGCCCGGAGGCTCCGAGACGGCCGCGCCGACGGCGCGTCGGGCCCGATGATCGTCGCCCTCACCGGCTACGGGCCCGGCCAGCGGCCCGGCGACGACCCGGCCACCGAGGGGGACGGCTTCGACCTGTTCCTGACCAAGCCCGTCGGGCCCGACGCCCTGGCCCGGGTCTTCGCCCTGCTCGACCACCAGGCCGGCGACGATTCCCGGCGGTGAGCGACCGACCGGCCGGTCTCACCGGGAGAGGCGGAGGATCCAGTCGGTCAACGTCCCGGTCCAGAGGCCCATGCAGGCGATCGCGGCGATCAGCCCCAGGGTCACCGCCAGCCTCGCCCGCAGGGCGATCATGGCCGACCGGTGCTCCACCCGCCTCAGTTCCCGGGCGAGGGCGGCCAGTTGGGCCTCCAGCGAGTCGAAGCGCTCGGTCAGCAACTCCGTAGGCATGGCGGCCTGCCCCGGGCCGTCGGAGTCCCTCGAATTCGCCGTCAGCGCGTTCCGGGTGCTGTCCCAGCGGCGTCTCCGCTCGTGCAGCGCCAGCCGCTGCAGTCGCTCGAACACCTCGGGTTCCCTGTCGTTGCTGCGCTCGGCCATCTCCGCGCGACTCCGCATGCCGGTCCGGACCTGGAGCGATCGCCCCCCCCGACAACCCTAGGTCATGCTTCCCCGGCCGTCCGCCGCTCCCTCCCCGACGGCCCGATGCCCCGGCGTCCCGAGGAGCGTCGGGGACTCGGGCCCCGATCGGCACGGCCCGCGCGAGCCGGCGGCTCGGTCCCGATCCGATTGGCTGGGAACGAGTTGGGCCGCACCCCGGGGTCGATGATGCGGCCCCAGGCCGGCGCCGGTCGGCCTCAGGGCGAGGTCGGTTCGGGTCCAGGACCTCGGGGCGAGGGGGCCGAATCGGTCGCGAATTCCGGTCCTGGATCGGGAGGGATCGCGTCGTCCCTGGTACAATGCCCGGCCGGAGGGGCGGGAGGGCGGGGCCGACCGGGCGGGATCAGGGACGAGCGGCGATGACCGGATCGGGGTCGGGGGATGAGGACGGGCTGATCCGGGCGGCCCGGGCGTTCCGGGACGGCCGGATCGATCGCCGGGCGTTGCTCGACTTCGTCGAGACCTGGGCCTCGGTCGATCCGGCCGCCGACGGTGGCGACGCCCGGGCCGGTGCCGGTGCCGGGCCCGGGCCCGACCCGAATGAGACCATCGCCCTCGATGAGACGACCGCCTTCCCCGGCGGGGTCCGGGGGCCCGACGCGGGCCCCGACGCGCCTACGCAGGGGGGCACCGGGACCCGGTTCGAGGTGCTCGACCTCCACGCCGAGGGGGGCCTGGGGTCGGTCTACCGGGCGATCGACGCGGAACTCGGGCGTGAAGTGGCCCTGAAGCAGATCCGGCCCGAGCGGGCCGACGACCCGGAGAGCCGGGCCCGTTTCGAGCGCGAGGGCACGATCACCGGCGCCCTGGAGCACCCCGGGATCGTGCCCGTCTACGGCCGGGGCCGGTTCGACGACGGCCGCCCGTTCTTCGCCATGCGGCTCGTCCGGGGGCGGAGCCTCCGCGAGGCGATCGCCGACCTCCACCGCAACGGCTCCCCCGGCCCGGCCGGTCCCCACGCCGGCTCGACGCTCCGATCGCTGGTCGGCCGGCTCGTCCAGGCGTGCCTCGCCGTCGAGTACGCCCACAGCCGGGGGGTCGTGCACCGCGACCTGAAGCCCGAGAACATCCTGCTCGGCCCCTTCGGCGAGACCCTGGTCGTCGACTGGGGCCTGGCCCGATCGGGGGCGACGGGGGCCCCGGATCCCATCGGCCCGGGGCCGACGGCCCCGCCCCCCCCGGCCGGCCGGCCGGGGCCGGATCCGGCGTCTTCCCCCGTCCATGGGGCGTCGGGCGGGCGGATCCCGGCGGGGGGGACCCCGGCCGGCCCCCCCGGCCCGGCGTCGGACCCGTCTCCCCCCCGCCCCGAGCCCGGGGGGCGGGGGACGGAGCATGACCCCCCGGCCCGGCGGGCGGCCCCGCACCCGGCCGACGACCCGACCGAGCCCGACGGCGGCACCGCGCCCTGGGCCGCGGGGCCGGGCGTGGTCGAGGCCTCCGAGGCGGATTCCTGGGCGACCCGGGCCGGGCACGTCCGGGGGACGATCGGCTACATGAGCCCCGAGCAGGCCCGGGGGGACCACCGGGCCGTCGGCCGCCGGAGCGACGTGTTCGGGCTCGGCGCCTCGCTCTATTGCCTGCTCGCCGGGCGGGCCCCCATCTCCGGGGCCGACGGGATGTACGCCTCGCTCTCCCGGGCCATCCGGGGCGAGGTCGAGCCGCCCGGGGCCCTCCGGGACGGCGTCGACCCGGACCTCGAACGCATCTGCCTCAAGGCCATCGACCCCGACCCGGCTCGCCGCTACCCGACCGCCCGGGCCCTGGCCGAGGCCCTCGACGAGTGGCTCGCCGAGGAGCGGGCCCGCACCGCCCGGGCCCTGTTCACCTCCGCCCTGGAGGCGTATGCGGCGTTGGTCACGACCGTCGAGGACCGGCTCGGCTCGCTCCCCGCCGCCCGGGAGGCCCGGGAGGAACTGCTCTCGACCGCCGTCAGCGGCCTGGAGGGGCTGATCGAGCACGCCGAGCGCGGCCAGTCGGCCGAGGTCGAGCGGGCCCTGGCCGAGGCCCACCGCCAGCTCGGCGAGATCGCCCTGCGGCTGGGCCGGTCGGCCGAGGCCCACGGGCACTTCGAGCGGAGCCTCCGCGCCTTCGAGGCGCTGGTCGGCTCGGGGCGGCCGGAGCCGGGGGACCGTCGGGGGTACTCCGTCGTCCTGGGACGGCTCGGCGACGTCAGCCGGCGGCGGGGGGACACCGCCTCGGCCCTGCGATTCTATCGCCGGGGGCTGGTGGCCGCCCGGGCGCTGGCGGCCGTCGAGACCCGAAGCGGGAGGGCCCAGCGCGGCCTGGCGATCGCCTACGGCAAGCTCGGCGACCTGGCCCGGCAGTCGGGCGACCCGGCCCGGGCCCGCACCTACATCCGACGCAGCCTCGCCATCGCCGAGTCGCTCGCCCGGCTCGCCCCCGAGGCCGGGGAGGCGACCCGGGGCGTCGCCATGGCCCTGGACAAGCTCGGCGACGTGGAGCGCCAGCTCGGCGCCCTCGACGCCGCCCTCGACTACTACCGCCGCGCCCTGTCCGTCGCCGAGTCCCTAGCCTCCTCCCGCCCCGACGACCCGGCGTCCTCCCGAGGGGTGATCATCTCCGGCAACAAGCTCGGCTCGCTGCTGCGGCTCTCCGGCGACCTCGACGGAGCGAGGGCGGCATTCGGGCGGTCGATGTCCCTCGCCGAGGCGAGGGCCGAGGCCGACCCCCAGGACGTCGACGCCCGGCGGGACCTCGCCATCTGCTGCGACCGCCTGGGCGACGTCTGCCGACGCTCAGGGGACCTCCCGGCCGCCTCGGCCCACTACGGCCGGGGCCTTTCCCTGGCCAGGTCGCTGCTCGACGCCGACCCCGACAGCGCCCAGGCCCGCCGGGGCACGGCGATCGCCCTGAACAAGCTCGGCGAGCTGCACCGGCTCTCCGGCGACCTCGACGGCGCCGCCCGGGTCCACCGAGAGGCCCTCGCCCTGATCGGGCCCCTCGCCGATTCCTCCCCCGACGACGTGCAGGTCCAGCTCGACGCGGCCCACGCCTGCCAGCGGCTGGGCGACCTCGACGCCTCCTCCGGCCGACCCGACGCCGCCCGCACCTGGTATGACCTCGCCCTGGCCCGACTCCGCCCCCTCGCCGCCCGGGGCATCCTGCCGCCGTCGTGCGAGGGGTGGATCGAGGCGCTGGAGGGGCCGATGCCCGGCGGGGGAGGCCCTCGTCCCTCGTCCTGATCGTCGCGACCGGGAGGAGCCGGGATCCCGCCCCCGGCGGCCGACGCGCCCGGACCCGTCCGACCCCGCCCGGCCCGAGGGGGCGTCGGCCGCGTGGGCGGAAGACCGATCGGGCCCCCCCGGCTTGTCGTCGAGGGCCGTCCCGAGGGCCCGGGGCGCGCCCCTTGCGTCCGCCGGGGGGCTGGCGCACCATGCGGGTCGAACCCCCCGCTCGGGGGCCATCGAGACCCCATCGGCCCTGGTGGGCCCGGCCCCGATCGCCGGCCCCCTACCCCATTGAGGATAGCTCATGAATCGTCGCAACCCGGTTGTCGCCCGGCTGGCCCTCGGCGTCCTCGTGGCCTCGGCGTGGACCGACCCGTCCGCGGCCCGGCAGGGGGATGGGGAGGACTGGGCCCGGGTGGTCGAGGACGACCGGGCCATCACCATCGAGACGGACCTGATCGAGGCGGTCATCCCCAAGAACAGCCCGAAGCACTGGATGACCGGGATCGAGAAGGGCACCTTCCTCGACAAGACCACCGGCTTCCGGGAGGCCGGCGACGGCCTGATGGTGATCGACTGGCTGATGGAGCCCGGCAGCGACGCCGAGTGGCAGGAGCAGGTCTTCGCCCCCGACGGCGACGGCGTGGGCCGGTACACCTGGTTCGAGAACGAGACCGACCCCGCCCGTCGCGAGTACGCGCTAATGGCCCACGGCAGCAGCCACCGCAAGCGGATGGTCGAGGGGCCGCAGCTCTGCCACCGGATGAAGCCGGTCGAGCCGGAGGTCATCCGGGGGGACGACTTCGTCGCGGTCCGGACGACCTACCGATTCGAGTACGCCGCCCCCGGCCGCACGCCGGGCTCGCGCTGGACGCAGCTGATCGTCTTCCCAAAGGGGGAACGGTACTTCGTCCTGATGGACCGGGTCGACAGCGTGAACGACTCCCCCGAGCTGTTCCTCCGCAACGACACGCCGGGGTGCGTCCGCCACGAGCAGGGGGACACGTTCAGCGAGATGTACCTCAGCTATCTCGGCGGGCCGGACGGGGTCCGGATCCCCTCCGGCGAGTTCTTCAACCCCTTCCCCCCCGACCTGAAGTTCGGCTACCGGCGGGACACGCACCGCGTCCCCGAGCACTTCATCCGGGCCTACCACCTCCGAGACCCCGAGACCGGCGCCGACGGCCCCTGGCTGGCGGGCCTGACTCTGGACCCGTCGGTCGTCTACGAGGCCTGGTGCAGCCAGCGACCGGGGGGGATCATCGTCATGATCGAGGAGATCCACGGCCGCCCGACGAAGGCCGGCGAATCCTTCAGCGCCGCCCACGTCGTCGGCTACTTCGACGACATCGAGGCCATGCACGAGGTCTACGACCGGTATGAGGGCCACACCGGCCTGGTCGTCGACGAGGGGGGCTGGCGGCTGGTGGGGTCGACGCCGACCCCGGGGGAGTGACGGGGGCCGGCCGGCCCGACCCCCCGGGTCAGGAGGGGGTCGGGGTGCCGTTGATCGGGGCCGGCGGTGGCCCCGATTCGGGCCCGATCCCGGGCTCAGGGTCGGGCTCGATCGGGGCGGGGGGCTCCTCGAAGAAGGCGCCGATGCGGCGGAACTTCTGGTAGCGGTGGTCGAGCAGCCGGTCGGGGGGGATCTCGGCGAGCTTGCGGAGCGACCGGGTGAGGAAGCCCTTCAGGGCGACGGCGGCCCCCCGGGGGT carries:
- a CDS encoding OPT family oligopeptide transporter; the encoded protein is MAVQPPPESSPIGATGADGDGDGVRPYVPDSASMPELTWSAVLLGAVLGIVFGASSLYLVLRVGMTVSASIPVAVLSITLFRAFSGAFGTRRATILENNVVQTAGSAGESIAFGVGVTMPALLILGYDMELAHVMLVAGLGGLLGILMMIPLRRAFIVRKHRELKYPEGTACAKVLIVGEQGGASARTVFAGFGLAAAYQFLMQAMRLWVDIPSRAIAGFKGAVVAVEVSPALLGVGYIIGPRISSIMVAGGVLSALVLTPTIAYFGADAPAAIAPAVAPIGEMGPDDIQRDYILYIGAGAVATGGIISVFQVLPMILASAGSAFRDLSSRGRSAGGDGEPKSGRTRTERDLPLSFVLLGSIGLVAAIAGSTLIPTDALGRVAGAILVVLFGFLFVTVSSRLTGEIGSSSNPISGMTVATLLLTCLVFVLRGWVGPEYQFAALSIAAVVCIAASNGGTTSQDLKTGFLVGGTPSKQQWAILVGALTSAMVIGGTLLLLNDAGTIYTTKAEYQRPITVDPETLTETTTRDGTEYRVWRLRDGIQGGKYLVPMDAKRGDSTRVYVDPAINGRVQETDDGRRVSKYNAPKATLMATIIDGIMGNTLPWGLVLIGVFIAVVLQLAGVPALPFAVGVYLPLAASAPIFVGGMARGLVDRLRGASPEESDSSPAVLMSSGYIAGGTITAILVTILLTFVPALADLLDVPGRFPSPPPWAENPWIGLGAFGVMAALLVLVGLGVILKDREPKAVEEGTTGHYEAPDE
- a CDS encoding hybrid sensor histidine kinase/response regulator, with the translated sequence MPATTEMIRGRSYTAVGEAIARDAESIIEAWADRARAQGHGRPGSHRAELRDHLPSFLRCLGDELATPGPPDEDGPRRRASEHGRFRWQVGWDLASVVVDYQLLQVVLLEHLRSTLGRDPSADEVIALGVHLDDAVSAAVVAFVEHQEGQLDQAHRRLNEFLGVLGHELRNPLGTISVALQLARMGGPADEDLADALEVIGRSVGTMSRLMDDMLDVARITRGDLELRPDRVRLADVVSAAVEATRPIVEERRHTLTVSGPPPELTVEADPTRLQQVIVNLLTNAAKYTPPGGAIELLSDRDGASAVVRVRDTGAGIAPEFLPQLFELFSQAPEHNGKGLGIGLALVRSLVEQHGGTISAQSDGPGSGSTFVVRLPLADPIAGDGGRAPAPPAPGIGATPRRILIVDDERDAARILSTLLEQDGHAVRVALDGASALVEAADVAPDLVLLDLALPDLDGSEVARRLRDGRADGASGPMIVALTGYGPGQRPGDDPATEGDGFDLFLTKPVGPDALARVFALLDHQAGDDSRR
- a CDS encoding serine/threonine-protein kinase, yielding MTGSGSGDEDGLIRAARAFRDGRIDRRALLDFVETWASVDPAADGGDARAGAGAGPGPDPNETIALDETTAFPGGVRGPDAGPDAPTQGGTGTRFEVLDLHAEGGLGSVYRAIDAELGREVALKQIRPERADDPESRARFEREGTITGALEHPGIVPVYGRGRFDDGRPFFAMRLVRGRSLREAIADLHRNGSPGPAGPHAGSTLRSLVGRLVQACLAVEYAHSRGVVHRDLKPENILLGPFGETLVVDWGLARSGATGAPDPIGPGPTAPPPPAGRPGPDPASSPVHGASGGRIPAGGTPAGPPGPASDPSPPRPEPGGRGTEHDPPARRAAPHPADDPTEPDGGTAPWAAGPGVVEASEADSWATRAGHVRGTIGYMSPEQARGDHRAVGRRSDVFGLGASLYCLLAGRAPISGADGMYASLSRAIRGEVEPPGALRDGVDPDLERICLKAIDPDPARRYPTARALAEALDEWLAEERARTARALFTSALEAYAALVTTVEDRLGSLPAAREAREELLSTAVSGLEGLIEHAERGQSAEVERALAEAHRQLGEIALRLGRSAEAHGHFERSLRAFEALVGSGRPEPGDRRGYSVVLGRLGDVSRRRGDTASALRFYRRGLVAARALAAVETRSGRAQRGLAIAYGKLGDLARQSGDPARARTYIRRSLAIAESLARLAPEAGEATRGVAMALDKLGDVERQLGALDAALDYYRRALSVAESLASSRPDDPASSRGVIISGNKLGSLLRLSGDLDGARAAFGRSMSLAEARAEADPQDVDARRDLAICCDRLGDVCRRSGDLPAASAHYGRGLSLARSLLDADPDSAQARRGTAIALNKLGELHRLSGDLDGAARVHREALALIGPLADSSPDDVQVQLDAAHACQRLGDLDASSGRPDAARTWYDLALARLRPLAARGILPPSCEGWIEALEGPMPGGGGPRPSS